A stretch of Gallus gallus isolate bGalGal1 chromosome 2, bGalGal1.mat.broiler.GRCg7b, whole genome shotgun sequence DNA encodes these proteins:
- the FASTK gene encoding fas-activated serine/threonine kinase has product MLRLLPWLRALSRHRARPGSPRGPAERSGAAMHPACYCAGRARPRALLLPLDPYGHGLLHALPPDACRTRGHGKRKSWNFIHEKMSYDTFFTMKRLIERSRSVGEVLRWVTQNPGKVSASHYPIALHKLGQLLQQQQGPAALNGESRRPGPVLEQPEFQTLCQAIISGCSKFDNFSIVNCLYAAAALGLPGESPLVRVLEDESRNRLGRFNQKDVSMVFSSVMRLHPSSPHPLVESCLSSLERHLEKERHPQTLFLLLSYYRLRAQALQGHPASDQQLINNRKILRLVRHTLGQVSAMREHELALLDEMLALCAQEANNKALEAIFSSQLFYENRQERFIRSMAEWLPRKAENLTPYTMALIAKYVARHRLREPRLLDTIANFLLKRGEQLDSKVIQKLVFPFSRMNYRPSNHSELFPKLEAILEQKAGSSPLATVNILMSMFQLSHFPQSVLHQVFSPAFITNVMSSPYALIVRRYLSLLDAAVELEFRDYSGPRLDPRYRVLMFEHALTADEANRKYSYKGLVAEALRQLVGEECYRQDEVLPPGYCTDFLLWINRSGTVLPLSRVPAASKAPPAAPPAAISLRSSVLALTSDLQDFAPFAPETPGSPPASRRENNLAGRFLSTLCPAPGGPCYQPPSDYYCALSKESSLESQGSSTLSSPSECLSAQPAGTPDCSPRGSSAATLFQFPIGKILEEEAAACPSRERSCFQGEQPHEEAEGRSPAPAEDACPPPSPCRPGPARGPTEGPPAADEIQRVVLSVNDKWHYCQNSDILVGSRAMRDRHLRLLGYCLVQLPYTELEKVSGIEEAKHYLRQKLRELRF; this is encoded by the exons ATGCTGCGCCTGCTGCCATGGCTCCGCGCCCTGAGCCGCCACCGCGCGCGGCCCGGCAGCCCCCGGGGCCCGGCTGAGCGCAGCGGGGCCGCCATGCATCCCGCCTGCTACTGCGCGGGCAGGGCCAGGCCGCGCGCACTGCTGCTCCCGCTGGATCCCTACGGCCATGGGCTGCTGCACGCCCTCCCCCCGGACGCCTGCAGGACTCGCGGGCACGGCAAGAGGAAGAGCTGGAACTTCATCCACGAGAAGATGAGCTACGACACCTTCTTCACCATGAAGCGGCTGATCGAGCGCTCGCGCAGCGTGGGCGAAGTGCTGCGCTGGGTGACGCAGAACCCCGGCAAGGTGTCGGCCAGCCATTACCCCATCGCCCTGCACAAGCTGggccagctcctgcagcagcagcagggcccgGCCGCCCTCAACGGGGAGAGCCGGCGGCCCGGCCCGGTGCTGGAGCAGCCCGAGTTCCAGACGCTGTGCCAGGCCATCATCAGCGGCTGCTCCAAGTTCGATAACTTCAGCATCGTCAACTGTCTGTACGCTGCCGCTGCGCTGG GGCTGCCCGGGGAGTCCCCCCTGGTGCGGGTGCTGGAGGACGAGTCCCGCAACCGCCTGGGCCGCTTCAACCAGAAGGACGTCTCCATGGTGTTCAGCAGCGTGATGCGGCTGCACCCCTCCAGCCCTCACCCCCTGGTCGAGTCGTGCCTCAGCAGCTTGGAGCGGCACCTGGAGAAGGAGCGGCACCCTCAGaccctcttcctgctgctctcctaCTACCGGCTGCGGGCGCAGGCGCTGCAGGGCCACCCGGCCTCCGACCAGCAGCTCATCAACAACCGCAAGATCCTGCGCCTGGTGCGGCACACGCTGGGGCAGGTGAGCGCCATGCGGGAGCacgagctggccctgctggATGAGATGCTGGCCCTGTGCGCCCAGGAGGCCAACAACAAGGCTCTGGAGGCCATCTTCAGCTCGCAGCTCTTCTATGAAAACCGCCAAGAGCGATTCATCCGCAGCATGGCAG AGTGGCTTCCCAGGAAGGCCGAGAACCTGACCCCCTACACCATGGCCCTCATTGCCAAGTACGTGGCCCGGCACCGGCTGCGTGAGCCGCGCCTGCTCGATACCATCGCAAACTTCCTCCTGAAGCGTGGGGAGCAGCTGGACAGCAAG GTGATCCAGAAGCTGGTGTTTCCCTTCAGCCGGATGAACTACCGCCCGTCCAACCACAGCGAGCTCTTCCCCAAGCTGGAGGCCATCCTGGAGCAGAAGGCGGGCAGCTCGCCCCTGGCCACCGTCAACATCCTCATGTCCATGTTCCAGCTCAGCCACTTCCCCCAGTCTGTCCTGCATCAGGTCTTCTCTCCGGCTTTCATCACCAACGTTATGA GCAGTCCCTACGCGCTCATCGTGCGCCGCTACCTCTCTCTGCTGGATGCTGCTGTGGAGTTGGAGTTCCGTGATTACAGCGGCCCGCGCCTCGACCCGCGCTACCGCGTCCTCATGTTTGAGCACGCCCTGACAGCTGACGAGGCCAACAGGAAGTACAG TTACAAAGGGCTGGTGGCAGAGGCGCTGCGGCAGCTGGTGGGGGAGGAGTGCTACAGGCAGGACGAGGTGCTGCCCCCGGGGTACTGCACAG ACTTCCTGCTGTGGATTAACCGCTCGGGCACGGTGCTGCCCCTCTCCCGTGTCCCCGCGGCCTCCAAggccccccccgcagccccccccgccGCCATCTCCCTGCGTTCCAGCGTCCTGGCGCTCACCTCGGACTTGCAGGACTTTGCCCCCTTTGCTCCGGAGACCCCCGGCAGCCCTCCAGCATCACGCCGGGAGAACAACCTGGCGGGGCGCTTCCTCTCCACGCTCTGCCCGGCCCCGGGGGGGCCCTGCTACCAGCCCCCCTCGGACTATTACTGCGCCCTAAGCAAAGAGTCTTCCCTGGAAAGCCAGGGCAGCTCCACGCTGAGCAGTCCCTCCGAGTGCCTCTCGGCGCAGCCCGCCGGCACCCCCGACTGCTCCCCGCGGGGCTCCTCCGCTGCCACCCTCTTCCAGTTCCCCATCGGGAAGATcctggaggaggaggcggcCGCCTGCCCCAGCCGTGAGCGCTCCTGTTTCCAGGGGGAGCAGCCCCACGAGGAGGCAGAGGGTCGCAGCCCAGCCCCGGCCGAGGACGCCTGCCCTCCGCCCTCACCGTGCCGGCCCGGCCCAGCCAGGGGTCCCACTGAGGGGCCACCAGCAGCCGACGAGATTCAGAG GGTGGTGCTGTCAGTCAATGACAAATGGCATTACTGCCAGAACTCTGACATCCTGGTGGGCTCACGCGCCATGCGGGACCGACACCTGCGCCTGCTGGGCTACTGTCTGGTGCAG CTGCCCTACACAGAGCTGGAGAAGGTGAGTGGCATCGAGGAGGCCAAGCATTACCTGCGGcagaagctgagggagctgcgaTTCTGA
- the TMUB1 gene encoding transmembrane and ubiquitin-like domain-containing protein 1 isoform X1, with protein sequence MALIEGVGDEVTALFALLLAVAVLALAWASTRAPEPVPPPRAAAPLPEEGPSAAPEPAVPHKAPASAPGGAGPDGAGGAAAALRARGGAGAPQQSPGGAAGGGPAEPTMVLRLKFLNDTERLARVRPGDTVGALKRAYFPGQEQQVRLIYQGQLLRDDAQSLAALHLAPNSVLHCHISQHSPAPAPAGPRASADPVHTALNVGSLMLPLFVLMLAVLWYFQLQYRHVFTATATTFLAGLTLLFSFMAFTMYRR encoded by the exons ATGGCGCTGATCGAAGGCGTGGGCGACGAGGTGACCGCGCTGTTCGCGCTGCTGCTGGCCGTCGCCGTGCTGGCCCTGGCCTGGGCCTCCACGCGCGCCCCCGAGCCCGTTCCGCCGCCTCGCGCCGCCGCGCCGCTGCCCGAGGAAGGCCCGAGCGCCGCCCCCGAGCCCGCTGTCCCGCACAAGGCCCCGGCCTCGGccccgggcggggcgggccccgatggggcgggcggagcggcggctgcgctgcgggcgcggggcggcgccgGGGCCCCCCAGCAAAGTCCGGGCGgagcggcggggggcggccccgcggaACCCACCATGGTGCTACGCCTCAAATTCCTCAACGACACCGAGCGGCTGGCGAGGGTGCGGCCCGGGGACACCGTGGGGGCCCTCAAGAG GGCCTACTTCCccgggcaggagcagcaggtgcGTCTCATCTACCAGGGCCAACTGCTGCGTGATGATGCCCAGAGCCTGGCAGCCCTTCACCTGGCACCCAACAGCGTCCTGCACTGCCacatctcccagcacagccctgcacccgCGCCTGCCGGCCCCCGCGCCTCCGCCGACCCCGTGCACACCGCCCTCAACGTGGGCAGCCTGATGCTGCCGCTCTTCGTGCTGATGCTGGCCGTGCTCTGGTACTTCCAGCTGCAGTACCGCCACGTCTTCACCGCCACCGCCACCACCTTCCTGGCCGGCCTCACCCTGCTCTTCAGCTTCATGGCCTTCACCATGTACCGCAGATAG